A section of the Clostridium omnivorum genome encodes:
- a CDS encoding glycoside hydrolase family 35 protein, translating into MGRFEVLNNSFVYDGKPVRILSGGMHYFRIMPEYWKDRLLKLKALGLNTVETYVPWNLHEPKKGQFYFEGLADISKYIELAGELGLNVIVRPGPFMCGEWEFGGLPAWLLNEEGIKLRCYNKPYLDRVDAFFDVLIDKLKPLLCTNGGPIIAMQVENEYGSYGNDKEYLEYLKLGMLKRGIDVLLFTSDGPTDLMLQGGTLDGVLKTLNFGSKPEEALKKLREYQSTGPAMCMEFWNGWFDHWGDSEHHTRDAKDAAEVLDEMLELGYSVNLYMFHGGTNFGFYNGANYQEVYEPTITSYDYDSVLTEDGEITPKYNAFKKVIAKYKKLEQVELLPQVGKKSYGKVVLTQQQGLFESLDKLSKPIKSACPLTMEKLNQNFGFTLYRTTVKGVISSCELDIRGVHDRALIFINGKFIDILYRQEGNKKLTVGFEQDENQLDILVENMGRVNYGQHIFDPKGITESVKIDYQYQHNWTMYPLELNNIENIVYEGKVNKDLPAFYRGEFEIHELKDTFLSLEGWNKGVVYINGFNLGRYWKVGPQKTLYVPYPILKYGKNEIVVFELHGTEKPVVEFVDKSNLG; encoded by the coding sequence ATGGGAAGATTTGAAGTACTTAATAATTCATTTGTATATGACGGTAAACCAGTAAGAATACTATCAGGTGGAATGCACTACTTTAGAATTATGCCTGAGTATTGGAAGGATAGGCTCTTAAAGCTAAAGGCTTTAGGGTTAAATACTGTAGAAACATATGTACCTTGGAATCTGCACGAGCCTAAAAAAGGACAATTTTACTTTGAAGGGCTTGCAGATATAAGTAAATATATAGAGTTAGCTGGAGAATTAGGCCTTAATGTAATAGTGAGACCAGGTCCATTCATGTGTGGTGAGTGGGAGTTTGGAGGACTACCAGCATGGCTTTTAAATGAAGAAGGGATAAAGCTTAGATGTTATAACAAACCTTATTTAGATAGAGTGGATGCATTTTTTGATGTACTAATAGATAAATTGAAGCCTCTTCTATGTACAAATGGAGGACCTATAATAGCTATGCAGGTAGAAAATGAGTATGGAAGCTATGGCAATGATAAGGAATACCTTGAGTATTTGAAGCTGGGAATGCTTAAAAGAGGTATAGATGTATTGCTATTTACTTCTGATGGCCCTACAGATTTAATGCTTCAAGGTGGTACTCTAGACGGAGTATTGAAGACTTTAAATTTTGGCTCCAAACCTGAGGAGGCATTAAAAAAATTAAGGGAATATCAAAGTACAGGTCCAGCTATGTGTATGGAATTTTGGAATGGATGGTTTGACCACTGGGGAGATTCAGAGCATCATACAAGGGATGCAAAAGATGCAGCAGAGGTTTTAGATGAAATGCTGGAGCTTGGATATTCAGTAAATCTATACATGTTCCATGGGGGCACTAATTTTGGGTTCTACAATGGAGCAAATTATCAAGAGGTGTATGAGCCAACTATTACAAGCTATGACTACGATTCGGTACTTACTGAGGATGGAGAAATTACACCGAAGTACAATGCTTTCAAAAAGGTTATAGCAAAATATAAAAAGCTTGAGCAAGTGGAGCTTTTACCACAGGTAGGTAAAAAGTCTTATGGAAAGGTTGTATTAACACAGCAGCAAGGACTATTTGAGAGTTTGGATAAGTTATCTAAGCCTATAAAATCAGCTTGTCCTCTTACTATGGAAAAGCTTAATCAGAACTTTGGGTTTACTCTTTACAGAACAACTGTAAAGGGAGTCATATCAAGCTGCGAACTTGATATAAGAGGTGTTCACGATAGAGCATTAATTTTTATAAATGGGAAGTTTATAGATATCCTTTATAGACAAGAGGGTAATAAAAAATTAACTGTAGGCTTTGAACAAGATGAAAATCAATTGGATATTTTAGTGGAGAATATGGGCAGGGTAAATTATGGACAGCACATATTTGACCCTAAGGGTATAACTGAAAGTGTAAAAATTGATTATCAATACCAACATAATTGGACTATGTATCCTTTAGAGCTTAACAACATTGAAAATATAGTTTATGAAGGAAAAGTTAATAAAGATCTGCCTGCATTTTATAGGGGAGAATTTGAAATTCATGAATTAAAGGACACTTTTTTATCATTAGAAGGCTGGAACAAGGGAGTTGTATACATTAATGGCTTTAACCTAGGGAGATACTGGAAGGTTGGACCTCAGAAAACTCTCTATGTGCCTTATCCAATTTTAAAGTATGGTAAAAATGAAATCGTAGTTTTTGAACTCCATGGAACTGAAAAACCAGTAGTAGAATTTGTGGATAAGAGTAATTTAGGTTAA
- a CDS encoding lactate utilization protein has translation MNEVKRWKLQCEGKEIVSILNAKKYNALYVDNLEQAKEKVLELIPKGSSIALGGSVTLNEMDLVNTFREGDYNFYDRYQDLPFPEIVEIMRQSMVADYLVTSTNAITRKGELVNMDCSGNRAAGMIFGPKKVIVIAGANKIVENLEEAEKRIKRVAIMNAKRINHKTPCVETGFCQDCSVPGRVCNYLSVVNNGGKFEGRFTVIVVGDEVGY, from the coding sequence TAAGTATACTCAATGCAAAGAAGTACAATGCACTTTATGTTGATAATTTAGAACAGGCAAAAGAAAAAGTACTTGAGCTAATACCTAAGGGTTCTAGCATTGCATTAGGTGGTTCAGTTACCCTTAATGAAATGGATTTAGTAAATACCTTTAGGGAGGGTGACTATAACTTCTACGATAGATATCAGGACTTACCTTTTCCAGAGATAGTTGAAATTATGAGGCAGTCAATGGTTGCAGATTATTTAGTAACAAGCACCAATGCCATTACTAGAAAAGGTGAACTAGTAAATATGGACTGCTCGGGCAACAGGGCAGCAGGTATGATTTTTGGACCTAAAAAGGTTATTGTAATTGCAGGAGCTAACAAGATAGTTGAAAATCTTGAAGAGGCTGAAAAGAGAATTAAAAGAGTGGCAATTATGAATGCAAAGAGAATAAACCACAAGACACCTTGCGTCGAAACAGGCTTTTGCCAAGACTGCAGTGTACCTGGAAGAGTATGCAACTACCTGTCAGTAGTGAATAATGGTGGGAAATTTGAAGGTAGATTTACTGTAATAGTTGTTGGTGATGAAGTTGGCTATTAA
- a CDS encoding anaerobic sulfatase maturase: MPPISVLIKPASSGCNLKCKYCFYNDVAENRQVKSYGNMSEDTLEQIVKKTLEFADIQCNFAFQGGEPTLVGLDFYKKVIEFEKRYNKKNVRIVNTIQTNGISIDESFGRFLSENNFLVGLSIDGYKDLHDKNRVDYENRGTFSRVMKAVEIFNRYGVEYNILYVVTSESARHANKIYGFFKKNNFRYIQFIPCLDPLEEKGGYGYSLKPEIYGQFLKNTFDLWYKDILNNEAVSIRYFDNLLRRIMGYNTESCGMNGICSCQFVIEANGGVYPCDFYVTDQWYMGNIIEVDIETLSKSSKALEFIKSSNYICEDCRKCQWLNLCRGGCRREREPFYDGKPGLNKHCKAYDEFFNYSVERFYNAARYITNRR; the protein is encoded by the coding sequence ATGCCGCCTATCAGTGTTTTAATTAAACCTGCTTCTAGTGGATGTAATCTAAAGTGTAAGTATTGTTTTTATAATGATGTTGCAGAAAATAGACAAGTTAAATCTTATGGGAACATGAGTGAGGATACTCTAGAACAGATTGTAAAAAAAACTCTGGAATTTGCTGATATACAATGCAATTTTGCATTCCAGGGGGGAGAGCCAACTCTTGTAGGGCTTGATTTTTATAAAAAGGTTATAGAGTTTGAAAAAAGATACAATAAAAAGAATGTAAGAATAGTAAACACAATTCAAACTAATGGCATTTCCATTGATGAGAGCTTTGGAAGATTTTTATCTGAAAATAACTTTTTAGTGGGACTTTCAATAGATGGCTATAAAGATTTACATGATAAAAACAGAGTTGACTATGAAAATAGGGGTACTTTCAGCAGAGTTATGAAAGCTGTGGAAATATTTAATCGTTATGGTGTAGAATACAACATATTATATGTGGTAACTTCTGAGTCAGCTAGGCATGCTAATAAAATATATGGGTTTTTTAAGAAAAATAATTTTAGATATATTCAGTTCATTCCTTGTCTAGATCCACTTGAAGAAAAAGGGGGTTATGGGTACTCGCTAAAACCTGAAATCTATGGACAATTTCTAAAAAACACTTTTGATTTATGGTATAAGGACATTTTAAATAATGAAGCAGTGAGTATAAGATATTTTGACAATCTACTAAGAAGAATAATGGGCTACAATACAGAGAGCTGTGGAATGAATGGAATATGCAGCTGTCAGTTTGTAATCGAGGCTAACGGAGGTGTCTATCCTTGTGATTTTTATGTAACTGATCAGTGGTATATGGGAAATATCATAGAGGTTGATATTGAGACACTTTCTAAATCTTCAAAGGCTCTGGAGTTCATTAAGAGTTCTAATTACATATGTGAGGATTGTAGAAAATGTCAGTGGCTTAACTTGTGTAGAGGTGGCTGCAGGAGAGAAAGAGAGCCCTTTTATGACGGAAAACCAGGTCTAAATAAACATTGTAAAGCCTATGATGAGTTTTTCAATTACTCAGTTGAGAGGTTTTATAATGCAGCAAGGTATATAACAAATAGAAGATAA
- a CDS encoding helix-turn-helix domain-containing protein: MIKSFIKSKIIKRNSIMFTWAVSYIVILLLPIFISIIMYAKVDSLVKDEINRANDFYLSQVQQYMDSIADNIKLMSVQLAYNDRIQELIPVKAPFDDNQYYSFYEGVKELSNYKIANSSINNFFIYLNNSDFIMNDKGSFENKDYYDIYSGMNNYGYDKWLKLIKGDYRGGKFVSIPKEGKSNEKSIYYIITFPSLRQTDVTANFITAIDESQFIKMTDNGESLNKGQLMIINEDNDVIAGEAKKGQLPDWLDYKKLDKSRGVLLGDYNGEKVVVSYVSSQVEKCKYIHIMHERVFWEKLEYARRIIYLSVLFCIILGGGMTYILLKRNYAPMEILMSELKGMPEQCQDNEADEYQFIKKTITKAVSEKEEFNKKLISQNSILKLRFIERLLKGNFGDITVNDSLVTYDINFDSNYFSAMLFYIEDFSEVFLEQTNYNSLEAFRIAQFVIINILEELAYDKCGVLVTETDGMLAAVVNLKSDKLQGAEELIKEITRELQNFIKKYYKIDFTIAVSSIHEGIEGINAAYNETLEAMEYKVVMGVGGVIFYDDTKVKINNDYYYPIEKEQQIINCVKTGDFENVRLVIEDVYKRNFDGKELSPQNAKCLFFNLVSTILKTINDLNTISSDEFSDELSKIQELINNKTVSKVKDEFEDILKVICDKINCNKKNKNCAIKNKVDDYIISNYKDENLSISAIADYFDMHPSYISKLYKAQSGEGILDQINKVRIEKSKQIMKEQKINLDDVAKATGYSNVRTFTRAFMKIEGITPGKYKETNQIM, from the coding sequence ATGATCAAATCATTTATAAAATCTAAAATAATCAAAAGAAATAGTATCATGTTTACCTGGGCAGTATCATACATAGTAATACTTTTGCTTCCAATTTTTATTAGTATTATTATGTATGCTAAAGTGGATAGTCTGGTAAAGGATGAGATAAACAGAGCTAATGACTTTTACTTAAGTCAGGTTCAGCAATATATGGATAGTATAGCTGATAATATAAAATTAATGAGTGTGCAACTAGCATATAATGATCGCATTCAAGAGCTAATACCTGTTAAAGCTCCATTTGATGATAATCAATACTATAGTTTTTATGAAGGAGTAAAAGAATTAAGCAATTACAAAATTGCTAATTCAAGCATTAATAACTTTTTTATTTATTTAAATAATAGTGATTTTATTATGAATGATAAAGGAAGCTTTGAAAATAAAGATTATTATGATATATATTCTGGAATGAATAATTATGGCTATGATAAATGGTTAAAGCTAATTAAAGGAGACTACAGGGGCGGAAAGTTTGTTTCCATTCCTAAGGAGGGGAAAAGTAATGAAAAAAGTATATACTATATCATAACGTTTCCATCACTTAGACAAACAGATGTTACAGCTAATTTTATTACGGCCATAGATGAATCACAATTCATTAAGATGACTGATAATGGAGAGTCTTTGAATAAGGGTCAGCTAATGATTATCAATGAAGATAATGATGTTATTGCTGGAGAAGCTAAAAAGGGACAATTACCAGATTGGTTAGATTATAAAAAGCTTGATAAGAGCAGAGGTGTGCTGCTTGGTGACTACAATGGCGAAAAGGTTGTAGTTTCATATGTATCTTCACAAGTTGAAAAGTGTAAATACATTCATATAATGCATGAAAGAGTTTTTTGGGAAAAGCTTGAGTATGCTCGTAGAATCATTTATTTAAGCGTTTTATTTTGCATAATTTTAGGTGGAGGAATGACTTATATTCTACTCAAGCGAAATTATGCACCAATGGAAATATTAATGAGTGAGCTAAAGGGTATGCCTGAGCAATGTCAGGATAATGAAGCTGATGAATATCAGTTTATCAAGAAGACTATAACAAAAGCTGTAAGTGAAAAAGAGGAGTTCAATAAGAAACTTATAAGTCAAAATTCAATATTAAAGCTTAGGTTTATTGAGAGATTACTGAAGGGGAATTTTGGAGACATAACTGTTAACGATTCCTTAGTAACCTATGATATTAATTTTGATTCTAATTATTTTTCTGCAATGCTTTTCTATATTGAGGATTTTAGTGAAGTATTTCTGGAACAAACTAATTACAATAGCCTAGAGGCCTTTAGGATAGCTCAATTTGTTATTATTAATATCCTTGAGGAATTAGCCTATGACAAATGTGGAGTGCTTGTGACAGAAACTGATGGAATGCTTGCTGCTGTAGTTAATCTAAAAAGTGATAAGCTCCAGGGGGCAGAAGAACTAATAAAAGAAATAACAAGAGAATTACAGAATTTCATTAAGAAGTATTATAAAATTGATTTTACAATTGCAGTAAGTTCAATACACGAAGGCATTGAAGGAATAAATGCAGCCTATAATGAAACCTTAGAGGCAATGGAATATAAAGTAGTTATGGGTGTTGGTGGGGTAATTTTTTATGATGATACAAAGGTTAAAATAAATAATGACTATTATTATCCTATTGAAAAGGAACAGCAGATAATAAACTGTGTAAAAACTGGTGATTTTGAAAATGTTAGATTAGTTATAGAAGATGTTTATAAAAGGAACTTTGATGGTAAAGAACTTTCTCCTCAAAATGCAAAATGCCTATTTTTTAATTTAGTAAGCACAATTTTAAAGACCATTAATGATTTAAATACAATATCCTCAGATGAATTTTCAGATGAGCTAAGTAAAATTCAAGAACTAATTAATAATAAAACTGTTAGTAAAGTTAAGGATGAATTTGAGGATATACTTAAGGTAATCTGTGATAAAATAAACTGTAATAAGAAGAATAAAAATTGTGCTATAAAAAATAAAGTGGATGACTATATAATAAGTAACTACAAGGATGAAAACTTAAGTATTTCTGCAATAGCTGATTATTTTGATATGCATCCGTCATATATATCCAAGCTTTATAAGGCACAGTCTGGAGAGGGAATTTTAGATCAAATAAACAAGGTAAGAATTGAAAAGTCAAAACAAATAATGAAGGAGCAAAAGATTAACTTGGATGATGTAGCAAAAGCTACTGGATATTCTAATGTTCGTACTTTTACAAGAGCCTTTATGAAAATAGAAGGAATTACACCAGGTAAATATAAAGAAACAAATCAAATAATGTAA
- a CDS encoding ABC transporter permease: protein MLNVSKKNSKIKSKETLAARFSNFIVLVRKDFKLNKGLYLMFLPVLAFYLVFHYGPMYGLIMAFKDFQPTKGISGSDWVGFKNFIDFFQSFYFWRVLKNTLVISITNLIFGFPAPIILALLINEIRNKYFKSAVQSISYMPHFISLVVVCGMIKDFTSDTGVISYIITLFGGQATTLLNEARNFVPVYVISDIWQTVGWGTIIYLAALTGIDQELYEAAQVDGAGKWKQTLHITIPGIMPTIIIMLVLRMGSMLSVGFEKIILLYNPAIYSTADVISTFVYRKGLQEFAFSYSAAVGLFNSVINFILLVTANKLSKKFSDSSLW from the coding sequence ATGCTGAATGTAAGTAAAAAAAATAGCAAGATTAAAAGCAAAGAAACATTAGCAGCAAGATTTTCAAATTTTATAGTTCTGGTTCGCAAAGACTTTAAACTAAATAAAGGTCTTTATTTAATGTTCTTACCAGTATTAGCATTCTATCTAGTATTTCATTACGGGCCAATGTATGGATTGATAATGGCCTTTAAAGATTTCCAACCCACTAAAGGAATATCGGGAAGTGATTGGGTAGGATTTAAAAACTTTATTGATTTCTTTCAGAGCTTTTACTTTTGGAGAGTTCTAAAAAATACATTAGTAATAAGTATAACTAATTTAATATTTGGCTTTCCAGCGCCAATAATATTGGCTTTATTGATAAATGAAATAAGAAATAAGTACTTTAAAAGCGCAGTACAATCTATTTCCTACATGCCTCACTTTATATCTCTTGTAGTTGTATGTGGTATGATAAAGGACTTTACATCAGATACAGGAGTAATAAGCTATATAATAACTCTATTTGGAGGACAAGCAACTACGCTTTTAAATGAAGCTAGAAACTTTGTACCTGTATATGTAATATCAGATATATGGCAGACAGTAGGTTGGGGAACTATTATTTACTTAGCAGCCCTAACAGGAATAGATCAGGAATTATATGAGGCTGCACAAGTGGACGGAGCAGGAAAGTGGAAACAAACACTTCATATAACAATACCAGGAATCATGCCTACAATAATAATCATGCTGGTATTAAGAATGGGAAGCATGCTTAGTGTTGGATTTGAAAAAATAATTTTACTATACAACCCTGCTATATATTCAACTGCAGACGTTATATCTACATTTGTATATCGTAAAGGTTTGCAGGAGTTTGCGTTTAGTTATAGTGCTGCAGTAGGCTTGTTTAACTCAGTAATTAACTTCATCCTGTTGGTAACAGCTAATAAATTAAGCAAGAAATTCAGTGATTCAAGTCTGTGGTAA
- a CDS encoding carbohydrate ABC transporter permease, with amino-acid sequence MLIKRSKGEKVFNVFNIIFMIAMMIVTVYPLLHVVFASVSDSNELLAHRGLLLKPIGFNFAAYKMVFKNPMIVRGYINTLIVVVFGVALNILMTSLAAYVLSRKDFLWKSTLMFFVVFTMFFSGGLIPFYFTVKSLHIDDSYLALILPVAINTFNLIIMRTSFEAIPDSLEESAKLDGANHFTILFKIILPLSLPIVAVMVLYYAVFHWNAWFNAMIFINDRSLYPLQLVLREILIQNDTSVMAAGIGAGDQEAIGESIKYAVIVVATLPILCVYPFLQKYFVKGALVGAVKG; translated from the coding sequence ATGCTTATTAAAAGAAGCAAGGGCGAAAAGGTTTTTAATGTTTTTAATATAATTTTCATGATAGCGATGATGATAGTCACTGTATATCCATTACTACACGTAGTATTTGCTTCCGTTAGTGATTCTAATGAATTATTAGCGCATAGAGGCTTATTATTAAAACCAATAGGCTTTAACTTTGCAGCCTATAAGATGGTGTTTAAAAATCCAATGATAGTTAGAGGATATATAAATACATTGATAGTTGTTGTGTTTGGAGTAGCATTGAATATTTTGATGACCTCTCTAGCAGCTTATGTACTATCAAGAAAAGATTTTTTATGGAAAAGTACTTTAATGTTTTTCGTAGTGTTTACAATGTTCTTTAGTGGAGGGCTTATTCCATTCTACTTTACTGTAAAAAGCCTCCATATAGATGATAGCTATTTGGCATTAATATTGCCTGTAGCAATTAATACCTTTAATTTAATAATAATGAGAACTTCCTTTGAAGCTATACCAGACAGCTTAGAGGAATCAGCAAAGCTAGATGGAGCAAATCACTTTACAATTCTTTTTAAAATAATACTTCCATTGTCATTGCCAATAGTAGCAGTTATGGTACTTTACTATGCTGTATTCCACTGGAATGCTTGGTTTAATGCAATGATATTTATAAATGATAGAAGTCTATATCCATTACAATTAGTACTTAGAGAAATATTAATACAAAATGATACTTCAGTAATGGCTGCAGGTATTGGAGCGGGAGATCAGGAAGCTATAGGAGAATCAATTAAATATGCAGTTATAGTTGTAGCAACGTTACCAATTTTATGTGTATATCCATTCTTACAAAAGTACTTTGTAAAAGGTGCACTTGTTGGAGCTGTAAAAGGTTAA
- the kduD gene encoding 2-dehydro-3-deoxy-D-gluconate 5-dehydrogenase KduD: MDFSLDKFSMDFFSLKGKVAIVTGGNTGLGQGYVVALAKAGADIFVPTYDKNWDETRALVEKEGRRIEFVQVDLSKREDVTKVVEECMKHFGRIDILVNNAGTIRRAPLLQYKDEDWQAVMDINLNAVYYLSKEVANIMVKQNSGKIINIASMLAFQGGKFVPPYTASKHGVAGITKAFANELAEYNIQINAMAPGYIATANTAPIREDENRNNEILGRIPAARWGHPFDLMGAVVFLSSRASDYMNGHIMAIDGGWLVR, encoded by the coding sequence ATGGATTTTTCATTAGATAAATTTTCAATGGACTTTTTCTCACTAAAAGGAAAGGTTGCTATTGTTACAGGTGGAAATACAGGTCTTGGACAAGGATATGTTGTAGCACTTGCTAAAGCAGGAGCAGATATATTTGTTCCAACCTATGATAAAAATTGGGATGAAACTAGAGCGCTAGTTGAAAAAGAAGGCAGAAGAATAGAATTTGTTCAAGTTGACTTGTCAAAAAGAGAAGATGTAACAAAGGTAGTAGAGGAGTGTATGAAGCATTTTGGAAGAATAGATATTCTTGTTAATAATGCAGGTACAATAAGAAGAGCTCCACTGCTTCAGTACAAGGATGAAGACTGGCAAGCAGTTATGGATATAAACCTAAATGCAGTTTACTATTTAAGCAAAGAAGTTGCGAATATTATGGTTAAGCAAAACAGTGGAAAGATAATAAATATAGCTTCTATGCTTGCATTCCAAGGTGGAAAATTTGTACCTCCATACACAGCTTCAAAGCATGGTGTAGCAGGAATAACAAAGGCTTTTGCTAATGAACTTGCAGAATATAATATACAAATAAATGCTATGGCTCCAGGTTATATAGCTACAGCAAATACTGCACCAATAAGAGAAGATGAAAATAGAAACAACGAAATACTTGGAAGAATTCCAGCAGCTAGATGGGGTCATCCATTTGATTTAATGGGAGCAGTAGTGTTCTTATCAAGTAGAGCTTCCGATTATATGAATGGTCATATAATGGCGATAGATGGCGGATGGTTAGTCAGATAA
- a CDS encoding glycoside hydrolase family 88 protein, with translation MKTIVDEGIKNKQRYEKRPNVDKAFIEKAIKQVLAKMDQNLETFTYKFPRPASIDGVYPAIDNIDWTASFWTGMLWLAYEVTEDEKYRKVAEIQVESFKQRLDNRIEVDHHDLGFLYTLSCVSAYKLTGSEVAKETALKAADLLITRYYDKAGIIQAWGDLNDPAQRGRMIIDCNMNLPLLYWASEVTGDKKYKEIAYSHVKQAAKYIVREDSSTYHTFYMDTETGAPLRGATHQGYADNSCWARGQAWGIYGFPLSYKYTKDWELIELAKKVTNYFLNRLPNDEICYWDLIFTEGTKDQERDSSSAAIAVCGIMEMLKDMPLADEYRMFYENSALSMLKSLALNYTVEIDSNENGILKHGVYAKPQGNGIDESCIWGDYYYFEALVRALKDWNLYW, from the coding sequence ATGAAAACTATAGTTGATGAAGGAATAAAGAATAAGCAGAGATATGAGAAGAGGCCAAATGTGGACAAGGCTTTTATAGAAAAAGCTATTAAGCAGGTTTTAGCTAAAATGGATCAAAACCTAGAGACTTTCACTTATAAGTTTCCAAGACCTGCAAGTATAGATGGAGTTTATCCTGCCATAGATAATATTGATTGGACAGCAAGTTTTTGGACAGGAATGTTATGGCTAGCTTATGAAGTAACAGAAGATGAAAAGTACCGAAAAGTAGCTGAAATTCAAGTAGAGAGCTTTAAGCAAAGATTAGATAACAGAATTGAAGTTGACCATCATGACCTTGGATTCTTATATACATTATCCTGTGTAAGTGCATATAAGCTTACTGGCAGTGAAGTTGCTAAGGAAACAGCATTAAAGGCAGCAGATTTATTAATAACTAGATATTATGACAAGGCTGGAATAATACAAGCTTGGGGAGATTTAAATGATCCTGCTCAAAGGGGAAGGATGATAATTGACTGCAATATGAATCTTCCATTATTATATTGGGCTTCAGAAGTAACTGGCGATAAAAAGTACAAGGAAATAGCATACAGCCATGTAAAGCAGGCTGCAAAGTATATAGTAAGAGAGGATTCCTCTACTTACCATACCTTTTACATGGATACAGAAACTGGTGCACCATTAAGAGGTGCCACTCATCAGGGCTATGCAGATAATTCCTGCTGGGCTAGAGGTCAGGCATGGGGAATATATGGTTTTCCTTTAAGCTATAAGTATACTAAGGATTGGGAGCTTATAGAGCTTGCAAAAAAGGTAACTAATTACTTCTTAAATAGACTTCCTAATGATGAAATATGCTATTGGGATTTAATTTTTACAGAAGGTACCAAGGATCAAGAAAGGGATAGTTCTTCCGCAGCTATAGCTGTCTGTGGTATAATGGAGATGCTGAAAGACATGCCGCTTGCAGATGAGTATAGAATGTTTTATGAAAATTCAGCTCTTAGCATGCTGAAATCACTAGCTTTAAACTATACCGTTGAAATAGACAGCAACGAAAATGGCATATTGAAACATGGGGTATATGCAAAACCTCAAGGAAATGGTATAGATGAAAGTTGTATATGGGGAGATTACTATTACTTTGAAGCTCTAGTAAGAGCTCTAAAAGATTGGAATTTATACTGGTAA
- the iolB gene encoding 5-deoxy-glucuronate isomerase: MTYFENVEQKTGLNKVKENPCNLLDFGKVVLKKGESYKGQSGENEILMVILGGKAVIKVDGVDFGVVGGRPNVFSGKPHSVYIPCNSEYEIVAESFNFEAAMAMAKCDEKYEPYVINPEEVETGKWGISNFSRNFHGINVNHKGAVKRLIAGETYTPSGNWSTYPAHKHEVDNLPNEVFMEEMYYFKVNSPEGFGLAKYYTDDLSIDEVYTVKNETILMMPKGYHTVVSAPGFTTYYLWFLAGNCRIQCPVTDPNQAWVNKAVPMIKNIEDNL, encoded by the coding sequence ATGACATATTTTGAAAACGTTGAACAAAAAACTGGATTAAATAAAGTAAAAGAGAATCCATGTAACCTGCTTGATTTTGGTAAGGTAGTACTTAAAAAGGGCGAAAGCTATAAGGGACAATCAGGAGAAAATGAAATACTTATGGTTATCCTTGGAGGTAAAGCTGTAATCAAGGTTGATGGAGTAGATTTTGGAGTAGTTGGAGGAAGACCAAATGTATTTTCAGGAAAACCTCACTCAGTTTATATTCCATGCAACAGTGAGTATGAAATAGTTGCTGAAAGCTTTAATTTTGAAGCAGCAATGGCTATGGCAAAATGTGATGAAAAATATGAGCCATATGTTATAAATCCTGAAGAAGTAGAAACTGGAAAGTGGGGAATATCAAATTTCTCAAGAAACTTCCACGGAATAAATGTTAATCACAAAGGCGCTGTAAAGAGACTTATAGCAGGAGAAACTTATACTCCATCAGGAAACTGGTCCACATATCCAGCACATAAGCATGAAGTGGACAATCTTCCTAATGAAGTATTCATGGAAGAGATGTATTACTTCAAGGTTAACAGCCCAGAAGGCTTTGGACTTGCAAAATATTATACAGATGATTTATCAATAGACGAAGTTTATACAGTTAAAAATGAAACTATACTTATGATGCCAAAGGGATATCATACAGTGGTATCAGCACCAGGCTTTACAACTTACTATCTATGGTTCCTAGCTGGAAACTGTAGAATTCAATGCCCAGTAACAGATCCAAATCAAGCATGGGTAAACAAAGCAGTACCAATGATAAAGAACATAGAAGACAATCTATAA